The region GATAAATTTTAGTCTTTATAAAAATGGGGAGATGACAAGAGGAATTTATGTTCATCCTCCTGTATCAAAATCATACTTTGCTTATGTTAGTGATGATGCATATTTTATAGATATCCAACTAAACCCAAGTGTATTCTACAAACTTTTTAATATAGCAGTTGATGAATTAATAGATACAATGTATACTTTGGAAGATTTATCAATAAATTTTGATTCTTCATTTATAGAAAAAATATACAACTTCAAACATGACAAAACAAAAGTTTACAACGAACTAAATAACTTTTTAATAGACCTATTTTATAAATCTGACTTTAATAAAAATGAAAATCTATGTAATATAAACAAACTATATAAAGATGGAGATTTAGATGCCTTTTTTAAATCTCAAAATCTCTCAGTTCGACAAATTGAACGAAACATGAAAAAAACTACAGGATTAACTCCCAAGTTTTTAAGTAGAATAGGAAGATTTTATTCAATATTAGATTACATAAAATTCAGAGAACATGATACAAAATTCAAAGAACTGGCAAAAGAACAAAACTTCTCAAACCACTCCCATTTTATAAGGGAATTTAAAAGTTTAACTGAAGCAACACCTGAAAACTTTTTAAATATAAATAGTGATTTTCCACAATATCAAGGTTTATGTAACCTTAGAGAATATTCTAAATATTAGACTTTTCCCACTTTATAAACATATAACCCATCATAGCGTATAATCCCAAACTCAAAAAACACACAAAGAAGAATCCATGATTGAATTAGTTAACATATCAAAAAGTTATCCAACAAATGATTTATATAGAGATTTAAATCTTAGACTAAATGCCAAAGACAAAGTTGGTCTTGTAGGTAGAAACGGTACAGGGAAATCAACACTTTTCAAACTTATACTTGGTGAAGAACATCAAGACAGTGGAGAGATAAAACTTCCAAAAGCATATAAAATAGGTGCTTTAAAACAGTATTTTGATTTTACTGAAAAAACTTTGATAAATGAAACAGCTCTTGCACTAAGTGAAGAGGACAAATACGAAATTTATAAAGCTGAAAAGATACTTTTTGGTTTGGGTTTTACAATGGAAGATTTAGAAAAAGACCCTAAATCTTTTTCTGGTGGATATCAAATCAGAATCAACTTAGCCAAACTACTTTTAACAGAACCAAATATGCTACTTCTAGATGAGCCAACAAACTACTTGGATATCTTGTCTATTAGATGGTTAAAAGACTTCTTAAAGAACTTCCAAGGGGAAGTTATCTTAATCACTCATGACAGAGATTTTATGGATAGTGTTTGTACACACACTTTAGGAATAGTTAGAAAAAGTGCATTTATGATTCAAGGTGGAACAAGAAAGTTCTATGAACAAATCTTAGCAAACGAAGAGCACCATGAAAAACAAAAAATAGCACAAGAGAAAAAAATAAAAGACTTAGAAGAGTTTATCGCTAAAAATAAAGCAAGAGCAGCAACTGCTACACTAGCACAATCAAAAGTAAAAATCTTAGAGAAAATGGATATTTTAGAAGATTTGGATTATGATGCAAATCTAAAGTTTGATTTCAACTACAAAGATTCTGCTGCTAAGTTTTTAATTGAAGTAAAAGATTTATCTTTTGGTTATACTCCTGATAAAATCCTTTTCAAAGATATCACTTTTGCACTATCTAGAGGTGAAACTATTGGAATCATAGGGAAAAATGGTAAAGGTAAATCAACTTTACTAAATACTATTGCGGGAGAACTTGAAGCTTTAAGTGGAAGTGTAGATTTTCACTCATCTTGTGTATTTGGTCACTTTGGTCAAACAAACATCTCACACCTAAATCAAGACAATACAATCATGGATGAGATTTATAGTGTAAATCACAAACTTCCAGAAGCACTTATCAGAAGTATTTGTGGACTTATGATGTTTAGTGGAGATAATGCAAAGAAAAAAATCTCACTTCTATCAGGGGGAGAAAAATCAAGAGTAATGCTAGGTAAAATCATCGCACAAGATGTAAACCTACTTTTCCTAGATGAGCCAACAAACCACCTTGATATAGACTCAATAGACGCCCTAACAAGTGCCATAAAAGCTTTCCCTGGTTCTTGTATGATTGTAACTCACTCAGAAGAGTTATTAAGAGCAGTATGTGATAGATTGATTGTATTTACAAATGATGGAGCTGATTATTTCAATGGAACTTATGATGAGTTTTTAGAAAAAATTGGTTGGGAAGATGATGCAACAGAAGAGAAAAAAGTTGTAAAACCAAAAAGAAACAAAAAAGAGATAAAAAAATTAAGAGCAGAAATAGTAACCCAAAAAAGTCAAGCAACAAAACCTATAAGAACAAGAATAGAAGAGATTGAAGCTTTAAGTGGTGCAGAAAAGTCAAAATGTGAACAAGAACTAAGAGAGTTACAAAAACAACTTGATAAGTTAAATGATGAGTTCCAAAAAAAGCTAGATGAGATTTAGTATCTAAAATGAGTAAACTAAAATATCTAGCACACTACCCAAAAGAGTATGTAGAAAGTATACAAAAGCTAATAGATGAAAAAAGGCTAGACAAATATCTGCTAAGCAAATACAAAACTTGTCACGAATACAAAAGTGACAAGGCTTTGTATGAATATACAATGGATTTAAAAAACCAATACCTAAAAAAATCTCTACCCCTAAGTAAAGTAATCTATGATGGAAAAATCAATGTAATAAACGATGCCTTAGGACTACACACAATCATCTCAAGAGTTCAAGGTGGAAAACTAAAAAGTAAAAATGAAATAAGAATAGCCTCAATCTTTAAAAATGTACCCCAAGAGTTTTTACAAATGATAGTAGTACATGAGTTAGCCCACATAAAAGAGAAACAACACGACAAAGCCTTTTATAATCTATGCACCTTTATGGAGCCAAGCTATCATCAGTATGAGTTTGATTTGAGGGTTTATCTTACTTATGTTGATAGGTTTGGGAAGTTGTATTAATAGCATAATCTAAACAAAATCTGTTCTTGAAAAAGCAAAAGATAGAATGAAGCAAACTGAATTACTCAAAGCTGTAGGACATGAGAAAACAGACAAAACAGCTAGAGATACTCTTGAAAAATATGTGGATAAGTTTTGGTCTAAACATCAAGAGAAAAAAGGTAGACCTGTAACTTATAAATTAATATCTTGAAACCACTACAACCACTACAACAACCATAAATAAAGCCCTAAAGGGTGGGAGTTGTAACAGTTGTAAAGGTTACAGTAAAATTTTAAAGCCTTTTAAACATAAAAGAATCGAAAATTTTTTAGTGGAATATTTTTGTTAGAGCTAATAAAATGTATGCACATCCTATTATGCAGTAAATATAAAATTCCATAAATATCCTTTCCCCAAGTGGGCTATACATTTAAACACTCTTTTCCATTTATGTATTTGAGTAAATTTTATGAAATTTTTTCTAATTTTTAAGTTCTTCAATAATAACTAAATAAAAATTAATAGTCAATGGATTAACAAGGAGAGATTATGACACCTAAACAAAGAGAATACAAACAAAATCTTATCACTAAAATACAGATAAATAAATCAAATGTATTTAGTGATGAGAATGTGAGAAAAGAGTTTATGCAAAGCAGATTTGGTGCTAAGAGCTTAAAAGATATGAGTATAGACCAGCTAAAACTTTTGTTAGATTTTTGTTATAGAAAAGTTAGTGATATACCTATGCTACATCAGGTAGAAGACAAAGAGCTTATAACTCAAGCACAAGTTGAAAAGATAAGAACAGTTTGGATGGAAAAGGCAAGGGATAAGAGTGAAGAGGCTTTATTAAGTTTTGTATTTAGAATCTCTAAATATAAACTCCAAAGGCTGGAAGATTTGCTAAAAGGTAAGGCCACTAAAGTTATTGTGGCTCTTGAGTTGATATAGTCAAAGACTTTTCTTCTTTTATATTATAAAGTAATATTTTTATCTTATCTTGAAGAGTAAACTCTTCCCGTTTTCTATGAGATAAATATTCATTTAAGATTTCTTCTGCTTTTTCATAATTGTTATCATCAAAAAATATTTTTGCAATTTTAACTGTGTTATCTAACCATCCAAAATAATCATCATCTTCTTTTAACTTTTTTCTTTTAGATTTTTCATCATTTTTTATTTCCTCCACTTTATTCTTATTTTTTCCAAATGCTTTGATATCATAAATTTCTGTATATATTATAAATTGAGTATTTTCATCATCTTTATTTAATTTAAGATGTTCTAAAAAGTTAAATTCTTCAATAAGTGGTTTGAATTTTTTAGAACCTATTTTTCCTGTACAATGGTAGAATAAAAGTAATAATTCATCTGATGAAAACTGTGCTCTAAATAGACTAGCATATTTGTGTTTTTCTTCTTTGGATATAAATTTATTTTCAGAAATAAATTTAAGAATTTGATATATATTTCCAAAATAGTGTCCTATAAAGTTTTGACATGTATCATGTGCTATATCATACGATTTATTAAATTTTCTTGTATCATTATTTCTCTTAGTGAAATTACCTATTATCTCTAATAATGAGGCAATTGCTTCACGTCCTTTTAATAATTCTCCATTACTGCTTTTTATCATTTTTGGAGTAAAATCAGCATGTGATAAACTAGTTCCTTTATATATATTTGTATTATCTACTATTTTATTATGTAAATCTAACATATTAAAAAATGTGTTTTCAAAGTTTTGAATCTTGATAGAATTACTTTGTTCTTTTTGTGCATCAGCTGACTTTGAAAGTTCTTCTCTTGTAAGTTCAAGCTCTTCTCGTGAAGCTTTTAGTTCTTTAATTTGTAAATTTATAGTATAAAGTAGAGCAATAAAACTCGCAAAAGCAAATATAGGGTTAAGTGTTCCTCCTAAATAATCTCCAAATGCTCCCCATGTACTAACACTATCAGAAATTTTATCATCTCCAAAGTTTCCTACAAATGAACCTATACTTATAAGAAAAACTGCAATGGCGAGACTTATATAAAGTCTAAAATCAAAAATATCCTCTTGTATCTTTTTCTTATTCTTTTGATTTTCTTTTTTCTCTTCTTCCATCTTTTTCCTTTGTGTAAAATCTCACCATATAGTTGAAATGAATTATTCCTTAATAGTATTTTAAATAAACATTTAAAAATGAGTTACTTGTTTTTTATAATTTTTTGATGTTTATTATCTTTATCTAAATTTTCTTTTACAAAATGATTAATAAATCTTTTTACATGAGATGCACCAAATCCACCTGAAAATGCAATAACCCAAGTTGCAACTTTATTAATTTCTATTTCAGAACTGCCTACTAACATAACAATTATTCCTGCTTTAAATGCCAGATATAATACAACTCCTGTAATGCCAGCACCAAAGATAAAGAGTATGTATCCTAAAAAATCTATTGCTGCGGGTGCTTTCTCTAATCTTTTATTTTTTTCAGCTATTTCCAT is a window of Halarcobacter sp. DNA encoding:
- a CDS encoding helix-turn-helix domain-containing protein — protein: MLKSSMLIPHEKLKDWIKVFWFLEGDGNGNLINCQKIIPDGCATVFIVLDGEINFSLYKNGEMTRGIYVHPPVSKSYFAYVSDDAYFIDIQLNPSVFYKLFNIAVDELIDTMYTLEDLSINFDSSFIEKIYNFKHDKTKVYNELNNFLIDLFYKSDFNKNENLCNINKLYKDGDLDAFFKSQNLSVRQIERNMKKTTGLTPKFLSRIGRFYSILDYIKFREHDTKFKELAKEQNFSNHSHFIREFKSLTEATPENFLNINSDFPQYQGLCNLREYSKY
- a CDS encoding putative phage abortive infection protein produces the protein MEEEKKENQKNKKKIQEDIFDFRLYISLAIAVFLISIGSFVGNFGDDKISDSVSTWGAFGDYLGGTLNPIFAFASFIALLYTINLQIKELKASREELELTREELSKSADAQKEQSNSIKIQNFENTFFNMLDLHNKIVDNTNIYKGTSLSHADFTPKMIKSSNGELLKGREAIASLLEIIGNFTKRNNDTRKFNKSYDIAHDTCQNFIGHYFGNIYQILKFISENKFISKEEKHKYASLFRAQFSSDELLLLFYHCTGKIGSKKFKPLIEEFNFLEHLKLNKDDENTQFIIYTEIYDIKAFGKNKNKVEEIKNDEKSKRKKLKEDDDYFGWLDNTVKIAKIFFDDNNYEKAEEILNEYLSHRKREEFTLQDKIKILLYNIKEEKSLTISTQEPQ
- a CDS encoding M48 family metallopeptidase, with amino-acid sequence MSKLKYLAHYPKEYVESIQKLIDEKRLDKYLLSKYKTCHEYKSDKALYEYTMDLKNQYLKKSLPLSKVIYDGKINVINDALGLHTIISRVQGGKLKSKNEIRIASIFKNVPQEFLQMIVVHELAHIKEKQHDKAFYNLCTFMEPSYHQYEFDLRVYLTYVDRFGKLY
- a CDS encoding ATP-binding cassette domain-containing protein — translated: MIELVNISKSYPTNDLYRDLNLRLNAKDKVGLVGRNGTGKSTLFKLILGEEHQDSGEIKLPKAYKIGALKQYFDFTEKTLINETALALSEEDKYEIYKAEKILFGLGFTMEDLEKDPKSFSGGYQIRINLAKLLLTEPNMLLLDEPTNYLDILSIRWLKDFLKNFQGEVILITHDRDFMDSVCTHTLGIVRKSAFMIQGGTRKFYEQILANEEHHEKQKIAQEKKIKDLEEFIAKNKARAATATLAQSKVKILEKMDILEDLDYDANLKFDFNYKDSAAKFLIEVKDLSFGYTPDKILFKDITFALSRGETIGIIGKNGKGKSTLLNTIAGELEALSGSVDFHSSCVFGHFGQTNISHLNQDNTIMDEIYSVNHKLPEALIRSICGLMMFSGDNAKKKISLLSGGEKSRVMLGKIIAQDVNLLFLDEPTNHLDIDSIDALTSAIKAFPGSCMIVTHSEELLRAVCDRLIVFTNDGADYFNGTYDEFLEKIGWEDDATEEKKVVKPKRNKKEIKKLRAEIVTQKSQATKPIRTRIEEIEALSGAEKSKCEQELRELQKQLDKLNDEFQKKLDEI
- a CDS encoding phage protein GemA/Gp16 family protein codes for the protein MTPKQREYKQNLITKIQINKSNVFSDENVRKEFMQSRFGAKSLKDMSIDQLKLLLDFCYRKVSDIPMLHQVEDKELITQAQVEKIRTVWMEKARDKSEEALLSFVFRISKYKLQRLEDLLKGKATKVIVALELI